Within the Leptolyngbyaceae cyanobacterium genome, the region CAAGCGAGTGTTAGACGCTGCCGACTGACTGTAGCCGTTGCTTTGAGGGGTTCGAGACGTGGATGTTGCCGCCACTGCCGCAGGCTTAGACATTTGAGCCACATTTCCATCAGGACGTTGGATCAGTTGCTCCAATACGCGCCGCTTGGCTTTCGGATCGATACCGATCATGCGAACGTATTCTCCAGTATGACTATCGATACAATCTTCCAGGGCTTTCACTACTTCAGAAACTTGGTTGCTATCGATGGGGGAACAAGTTTGCCAAGAACTAGTGCGGAAGCGACGTTGGTCTGCGTGTTCCGTACCGATGCGATAACCTTGAGCTAACAGAGAGCGGATTTGTTCGATCGTTTCCCCACTCAACTGACCGCTACTGACAGAACTGCCACCATTCGAGCTAGATTTAATCGAAGCAACTTTCGTCGGTTGGGGAGCTTGACCGCCGGGACGTTGGATAATCATTTCCAGCACGCGCCGCTTGGCTTTCGGGTCAATACCAATTAAACGCACGTATTCCCCAGCGAACTCATCCAAATAAGCTTCTAAAGCAGAAACTACTTGCGATTGACTAGTCGCTTGGATCGTCGGGCCGCTTTGCCAAGAGCTAGTGCGGAAGCGCCGCTCATCTGCGTGTTCCGTGCTGATCCGATAGCCTTGTGCCAGCATCTGGCGGACTTGTTCGCTGACTTCTGGACTTAAACGCATACCTTTCACTTCACCATTAAGATTTTTAGAGCCGTTACTATGGCTAGGTTGTAATTCATCGCGGATTGGCGTTATGCAGGCAATGTCTTCAGCGCAGCGATAGCCACTCCGCAAGGCATCATTGATGTGGATGATGTGGTTGGCAAATTCTTTATCTGATTCGCTCACATCTGGCAAGCGGTCAGCTTGTTGCTGGTTGGTGATGATCGACCCGGAAGGAATATATTTTCCTGGGGGAATTTCCACATCCTGGATCAGGACGTGCATCATCACGATACAGCCATCACCTACGCGGGCATTGAATACTGTAGAGCGAAAGCCAATAAAGCAACTATTTCCCACGTAAGCAGGGCCGTGAATTAAAGCCATGTGGGTAATAGAGGTATTTTCTCCAATCCAGACGGAGTAGGAATCCCCATCATCTCCCACTACCCGACCTTGCTCTAAACCATGAATGACTACCCCATCTTGGACGTTCGTACTTTCGCCGATGTAGAAGGGAGATCCTTCATCTGCCCGAATCGAAGTGCCGGGAGCAACTAAAACATTTGCTCC harbors:
- a CDS encoding ribulose bisphosphate carboxylase small subunit, translated to MVVRSAAAPPTPWSSSLAVPKIDPTAFVHSFSRIIGDVRVGANVLVAPGTSIRADEGSPFYIGESTNVQDGVVIHGLEQGRVVGDDGDSYSVWIGENTSITHMALIHGPAYVGNSCFIGFRSTVFNARVGDGCIVMMHVLIQDVEIPPGKYIPSGSIITNQQQADRLPDVSESDKEFANHIIHINDALRSGYRCAEDIACITPIRDELQPSHSNGSKNLNGEVKGMRLSPEVSEQVRQMLAQGYRISTEHADERRFRTSSWQSGPTIQATSQSQVVSALEAYLDEFAGEYVRLIGIDPKAKRRVLEMIIQRPGGQAPQPTKVASIKSSSNGGSSVSSGQLSGETIEQIRSLLAQGYRIGTEHADQRRFRTSSWQTCSPIDSNQVSEVVKALEDCIDSHTGEYVRMIGIDPKAKRRVLEQLIQRPDGNVAQMSKPAAVAATSTSRTPQSNGYSQSAASNTRLNSDVQEQVRSLLSQGYRIGMEHADARRFRTGSWQTCAPISSSNASEVFAALEGCINEHAGEYVRLIGIDPKAKRRVLEQIIQQPAAR